The proteins below come from a single Gossypium raimondii isolate GPD5lz chromosome 2, ASM2569854v1, whole genome shotgun sequence genomic window:
- the LOC105788850 gene encoding CLAVATA3/ESR (CLE)-related protein 46, with the protein MQHMSLPIHKMRDHVLIYLLLAWLLLIHYQLQGSDISVRAIDSVPAVHFKFSTPRSLMPRSRVRNALPTWVEMKKIHKSPSSPNPVKNRRSPSKH; encoded by the exons ATGCAGCATATGTCACTACCTATACATAAGATGAGAGACCATGTTCTGATCTACCTTCTACTAGCATGGCTCCTGCTTATACATTATCAACTCCAGGGATCCGATATCAGTGTTCGAGCTATTGACTCAG tGCCAGCAGTTCACTTCAAGTTCAGCACACCTAGAAGCCTAATGCCAAGGTCACGTGTTAGAAATGCATTACCTACCTGG GTTGAAATGAAGAAGATTCATAAATCCCCATCCAGCCCCAACCCAGTCAAAAATCGCCGGTCACCATCTAAGCACTAA